A stretch of Arachis hypogaea cultivar Tifrunner chromosome 15, arahy.Tifrunner.gnm2.J5K5, whole genome shotgun sequence DNA encodes these proteins:
- the LOC112751208 gene encoding uncharacterized protein, whose product MIRSNSNNMHANTDSDVTSYDPSTPRSPKRAVYYVQSPSRDSHDDGDKSSTNHATTPAYNSPTDSPSHHSYGHHSRESSASRVSGSYNSSWGRRWNRKRGSGYNKGWPEGKVIEEEGYYGDFHSGNEGLARRTQVFFAVVGFVVIFSVFCLILWGASRPYKPKIIVKSLIVHNFNIGGGADLTGVLTKMLTVNCSFKMTVHNPATIFGIHVSSKSANLMYSEISVATGELKKYYQQRKSRRTVYMNMKGDKVPLYGAGASLSDSAVDRKIPMRLVFEVKSKGNVVGKLVKSKHRQQISCSVVLDSESNKPFILKENACSYS is encoded by the exons ATGATTCGCTCCAACAGCAACAATATGCACGCCAACACCGATTCCGATGTAACAAGCTACGACCCATCAACGCCAAGATCACCAAAACGCGCCGTTTACTACGTTCAGAGTCCTTCAAGGGACTCACACGACGATGGTGACAAATCTTCAACCAACCATGCCACAACGCCAGCATATAACAGTCCCACTGATTCACCTTCACACCACTCCTATGGCCACCATTCCAGGGAATCCTCTGCAAGCAGGGTTTCTGGCTCTTACAACTCTTCTTGGGGGAGGCGATGGAACAGGAAGCGTGGAAGTGGCTATAATAAAGGGTGGCCTGAGGGCAAGGTGATTGAAGAAGAAGGGTATTATGGTGATTTCCACAGCGGGAATGAAGGGCTTGCTAGGAGGACTCAGGTGTTCTTTGCTGTGGTTGGATTTGTTGTGATCTTCAGTGTTTTCTGTTTGATCCTTTGGGGTGCTAGCAGACCTTATAAACCAAAGATCATTGTTAAG AGTTTGATAGTACATAACTTCAACATTGGAGGAGGAGCAGACCTCACAGGAGTCCTGACCAAGATGCTAACAGTAAATTGTTCATTCAAAATGACAGTGCATAACCCTGCAACGATTTTCGGCATTCATGTTAGTTCCAAGTCAGCAAACCTCATGTATTCTGAGATTTCAGTTGCAACTGGAGAG TTGAAGAAATACTATCAGCAGCGAAAGAGTCGGCGGACTGTGTATATGAATATGAAAGGAGACAAGGTTCCTCTATATGGAGCTGGAGCAAGCTTATCCGATTCAGCCGTTGACCGAAAAATACCAATGCGGCTTGTCTTTGAGGTTAAATCAAAAGGGAATGTTGTTGGGAAGTTGGTGAAATCTAAACATAGACAACAGATTTCTTGCTCGGTTGTTCTTGATTCTGAAAGCAACAAACCTTTCATACTTAAAGAGAATGCATGTTCATACTCATGA